The Candidatus Acidiferrales bacterium DNA segment GCCATGGACGCAGGACTCATTGGAATACTGGTGAAGACCGGCAAGCATAATGACTCGTACAGCGAACATTTTGGGATCGTGCCGGACTGGTCTTTTGATTCTGTCAGGCAGCTGAGTGAGAGCCTCGGTTGAAATTTAAACCATTTCTAAACTTTCCGTGCTATGAAAAATCTTAATGTAATCGATCACCCCCTGATTAAGCGGGACCTGAGCATTTTGCGCGACAAGTTGACGACAAGCGAAGATTTCCGAATCGTTCTGAGGAGACTTTCGTCGCTGATGGTCTACGAAGTAACGAAAGACCTGCATGTGAATTCAAATCCGGTTGAGACTCCCCTGGAGAAGACGAATGGCTTCAAGATCGCGGACGAAGTCATTTTAGTGCCGGTGCTTCGTGCCGGACTCGGAATGATGGAGGCTTATTTGAGTTTTATTCCTAGTGCTAAGGTTGGACACATCGGTTTGTACCGTGACGAAACAACATTGAAACCGGTGGACTATTATGAAAAGCTGCCGCCTAATTTGTCAAAGAGTGCAGTGATCCTTATTGACCCGATGCTCGCGACCGGTGGAAGCGCTTCAGCTGCAATAAACTATTTGAAGGTTCGTGAAGCAAAGAATATCAGGATGAATTGTATCGTTGCCGCACCCGAAGGCGTAAGGCTCCTTGAGAAAGAACATCCCGAAGTGAAGATATATGCTGCAGTACTCGACCGTGAGCTAAATGAGAATGGATACATCTTGCCGGGCCTCGGAGACGCAGGGGACAGAATTTTCGGGACTTAATACTCCCCACCTTCCGATCGAGCGATGAATCAAGACGAGCACGTTCACAAGTCCGATGATGAAATCTCTCCCTTGAACCTTAATTCAAAGAGGCTCTTAAAGAACTATTACGACTGTTTCTATGAGTCCTCGGAATTTCAATATTACACCGAGAAAACCACAAGGCGATTCCTGAAAGCGTTGCTAAGAAAAGGTCGCGTTAAAACTGGTGCAGCTGTTCTTGATGTCGGATGCGGAACTGC contains these protein-coding regions:
- the upp gene encoding uracil phosphoribosyltransferase, producing MKNLNVIDHPLIKRDLSILRDKLTTSEDFRIVLRRLSSLMVYEVTKDLHVNSNPVETPLEKTNGFKIADEVILVPVLRAGLGMMEAYLSFIPSAKVGHIGLYRDETTLKPVDYYEKLPPNLSKSAVILIDPMLATGGSASAAINYLKVREAKNIRMNCIVAAPEGVRLLEKEHPEVKIYAAVLDRELNENGYILPGLGDAGDRIFGT